Proteins encoded within one genomic window of Camelina sativa cultivar DH55 chromosome 19, Cs, whole genome shotgun sequence:
- the LOC104764360 gene encoding ATP-citrate synthase beta chain protein 1 isoform X1, translating to MATGQLFSRNTQALFYNYKQLPIQRMLDFDFLCGRETPSVAGIINPGSEGFQKLFFGQEEIAIPVHAAIEAACAAHPTADVFINFASFRSAAASSMAALKQPTIKVVAIIAEGVPESDTKQLIAYARANNKVIIGPATVGGVQAGAFKIGDTAGTIDNIIQCKLYRPGSVGFVSKSGGMSNEMYNTIARVTDGIYEGIAIGGDVFPGSTLSDHILRFNNIPQIKMVVVLGELGGRDEYSLVEALKQGKVTKPVVAWVSGTCARLFKSEVQFGHAGAKSGGEMESAQAKNQALKDAGATVPTSFEALESAIKETFDKLVEEGKVSPIKEVTPPQIPEDLSSAIKSGKVRAPTHIISTISDDRGEEPCYAGVPMSSIIEQGYGVGDVISLLWFKRSLPRYCTKFIEICIMLCADHGPCVSGAHNTIVTARAGKDLVSSLVSGLLTIGPRFGGAIDDAARYFKDACDRSLTPYEFVEGMKKKGIRVPGIGHRIKSRDNRDKRVELLQKFARSNFPAVKYMEYAVQVETYTLSKANNLVLNVDGAIGSLFLDLLAGSGMFTKQEIDEIVQIGYLNGLFVLARSIGLIGHTFDQKRLKQPLYRHPWEDVLYTK from the exons ATGGCCACGGGACAGCTGTTTTCACGCAACACACAAGCCCTGTTCTACAATTACAAGCAGCTTCCCATTCAGCGGATGCTTGATTTTGATTTCCTCTGCG GGCGAGAAACTCCTTCTGTTGCTGGTATCATTAACCCAGGCTCTGAGGGATTCCAAAAGCTATTTTTTGGTCAGGAGGAAATAGCCATCCCTGTCCACGCAGC CATTGAGGCAGCATGCGCTGCGCATCCCACAGCTGATGTATTCATCAACTTTGCATCGTTTAGAAG TGCTGCTGCTTCATCCATGGCTGCTTTGAAGCAGCCAACTATTAAAGTTGTGGCCATAATAGCAGAAGGTGTTCCGGAGTCTGACACTAAGCAGTTGATTGCTTATGCTCGTGCTAACAATAAG GTTATTATTGGACCAGCTACTGTTGGAGGCGTTCAAGCTGGTGCCTTTAAAATTGGTGACACTGCTGGAACAATTGACAATATCATCCAATGCAAGTTGTACAGGCCTGGATCTGTTGGCTTTGTCTCGAAATCT GGCGGCATGTCTAATGAAATGTACAATACCATTGCCCGTGTGACAGATGGGATTTATGAAG GCATTGCTATTGGTGGGGATGTGTTTCCTGGCTCTACATTATCTGACCATATCTTGCGATTTAATAACATCCCACAG ATTAAGATGGTGGTTGTACTTGGAGAGCTTGGAGGACGAGATGAATATTCTCTAGTTGAGGCCTTGAAACAGGGGAAAGTGACCAAACCAGTGGTTGCTTGGGTCAGCGGGACTTGTGCACGTCTCTTCAAGTCCGAAGTACAATTTGGTCATGCA GGTGCCAAAAGTGGTGGAGAGATGGAATCTGCACAAGCCAAGAATCAAGCACTGAAAGACGCTGGAGCTACTGTACCCACTTCATTTGAAGCCCTAGAATCTGCAATCAAGGAAACTTTTGACAAATTG GTTGAAGAAGGAAAGGTCTCTCCTATTAAGGAAGTCACTCCTCCACAAATCCCAGAAGATCTCAGCTCTGCAATTAAGAGTGGGAAAGTCCGGGCTCCTACTCACATCATCTCCACCATATCTGATGACAGAG GGGAAGAACCATGCTATGCTGGTGTGCCAATGTCATCCATCATTGAACAGGGTTATGGTGTGGGAGATGTCATTTCTCTCCTATGGTTCAAACGTAGCCTTCCCCGTTACTGTACCAAATTTATTGAG ATATGCATAATGTTGTGCGCTGACCATGGTCCATGCGTCTCCGGCGCTCACAACACCATCGTCACAGCAAGAGCAGGAAAAGACCTTGTCTCAAGTCTTGTCTCAG GTCTATTAACGATTGGTCCTAGATTTGGCGGTGCCATTGATGACGCAGCACGATACTTCAAAGACGCTTGTGACAGG AGTCTCACACCATATGAATTTGTGGAAGgcatgaagaagaaaggaatccGTGTCCCTGGGATTGGTCACAG GATAAAGAGCAGAGACAACAGAGACAAAAGAGTGGAGCTGCTTCAGAAGTTTGCACGGTCTAACTTCCCTGCAGTGAAGTACATGGAATACGCAGTCCAAGTAGAGACATACACACTCTCCAAAGCCAACAACCTCGTACTCAACGTTGACGGAGCCATTGGATCTCTCTTCTTGGACCTTCTCGCTGGAAGTGGGATGTTCACTAAGCAAGAGATTGACGAAATCGTCCAGATTGGTTATCTAAACGGCCTCTTCGTCCTTGCTCGATCCATCGGTTTAATCGG GCACACATTTGATCAGAAGAGACTGAAGCAGCCACTGTACCGACACCCGTGGGAAGATGTCTTGTACACCAAGTAA
- the LOC104764360 gene encoding ATP-citrate synthase beta chain protein 1 isoform X3, whose translation MATGQLFSRNTQALFYNYKQLPIQRMLDFDFLCGRETPSVAGIINPGSEGFQKLFFGQEEIAIPVHAAIEAACAAHPTADVFINFASFRSAAASSMAALKQPTIKVVAIIAEGVPESDTKQLIAYARANNKVIIGPATVGGVQAGAFKIGDTAGTIDNIIQCKLYRPGSVGFVSKSGGMSNEMYNTIARVTDGIYEGIAIGGDVFPGSTLSDHILRFNNIPQIKMVVVLGELGGRDEYSLVEALKQGKVTKPVVAWVSGTCARLFKSEVQFGHAGAKSGGEMESAQAKNQALKDAGATVPTSFEALESAIKETFDKLVEEGKVSPIKEVTPPQIPEDLSSAIKSGKVRAPTHIISTISDDRGEEPCYAGVPMSSIIEQGYGVGDVISLLWFKRSLPRYCTKFIEICIMLCADHGPCVSGAHNTIVTARAGKDLVSSLVSGLLTIGPRFGGAIDDAARYFKDACDRSLTPYEFVEGMKKKGIRVPGIGHRIKSRDNRDKRVELLQKFARSNFPAVKYMEYAVQVETYTLSKANNLVLNVDGAIGSLFLDLLAGSGMFTKQEIDEIVQIGYLNGLFVLARSIGLIGHTFDQKRLKQPLYRHPWEDVLYTK comes from the exons ATGGCCACGGGACAGCTGTTTTCACGCAACACACAAGCCCTGTTCTACAATTACAAGCAGCTTCCCATTCAGCGGATGCTTGATTTTGATTTCCTCTGCG GGCGAGAAACTCCTTCTGTTGCTGGTATCATTAACCCAGGCTCTGAGGGATTCCAAAAGCTATTTTTTGGTCAGGAGGAAATAGCCATCCCTGTCCACGCAGC CATTGAGGCAGCATGCGCTGCGCATCCCACAGCTGATGTATTCATCAACTTTGCATCGTTTAGAAG TGCTGCTGCTTCATCCATGGCTGCTTTGAAGCAGCCAACTATTAAAGTTGTGGCCATAATAGCAGAAGGTGTTCCGGAGTCTGACACTAAGCAGTTGATTGCTTATGCTCGTGCTAACAATAAG GTTATTATTGGACCAGCTACTGTTGGAGGCGTTCAAGCTGGTGCCTTTAAAATTGGTGACACTGCTGGAACAATTGACAATATCATCCAATGCAAGTTGTACAGGCCTGGATCTGTTGGCTTTGTCTCGAAATCT GGCGGCATGTCTAATGAAATGTACAATACCATTGCCCGTGTGACAGATGGGATTTATGAAG GCATTGCTATTGGTGGGGATGTGTTTCCTGGCTCTACATTATCTGACCATATCTTGCGATTTAATAACATCCCACAG ATTAAGATGGTGGTTGTACTTGGAGAGCTTGGAGGACGAGATGAATATTCTCTAGTTGAGGCCTTGAAACAGGGGAAAGTGACCAAACCAGTGGTTGCTTGGGTCAGCGGGACTTGTGCACGTCTCTTCAAGTCCGAAGTACAATTTGGTCATGCA GGTGCCAAAAGTGGTGGAGAGATGGAATCTGCACAAGCCAAGAATCAAGCACTGAAAGACGCTGGAGCTACTGTACCCACTTCATTTGAAGCCCTAGAATCTGCAATCAAGGAAACTTTTGACAAATTG GTTGAAGAAGGAAAGGTCTCTCCTATTAAGGAAGTCACTCCTCCACAAATCCCAGAAGATCTCAGCTCTGCAATTAAGAGTGGGAAAGTCCGGGCTCCTACTCACATCATCTCCACCATATCTGATGACAGAG GGGAAGAACCATGCTATGCTGGTGTGCCAATGTCATCCATCATTGAACAGGGTTATGGTGTGGGAGATGTCATTTCTCTCCTATGGTTCAAACGTAGCCTTCCCCGTTACTGTACCAAATTTATTGAG ATATGCATAATGTTGTGCGCTGACCATGGTCCATGCGTCTCCGGCGCTCACAACACCATCGTCACAGCAAGAGCAGGAAAAGACCTTGTCTCAAGTCTTGTCTCAG GTCTATTAACAATTGGTCCTAGATTTGGTGGTGCAATTGATGACGCAGCACGATACTTCAAGGACGCTTGTGACAGG AGTCTCACACCATATGAATTTGTGGAAGgcatgaagaagaaaggaatccGGGTCCCTGGGATTGGTCACAG GATAAAGAGCAGAGACAACAGAGACAAAAGAGTGGAGCTGCTTCAGAAATTTGCACGGTCTAACTTCCCTGCAGTGAAGTACATGGAATAT GCAGTCCAAGTAGAGACATACACACTCTCCAAAGCCAACAACCTCGTACTCAACGTTGACGGAGCCATTGGATCTCTCTTCTTGGACCTTCTCGCTGGAAGTGGGATGTTCACTAAGCAAGAGATTGACGAAATCGTCCAGATTGGTTATCTAAACGGCCTCTTCGTCCTTGCTCGATCCATCGGTTTAATCGG GCACACATTTGATCAGAAGAGACTGAAGCAGCCACTGTACCGACACCCGTGGGAAGATGTCTTGTACACCAAGTAA
- the LOC104764359 gene encoding mitogen-activated protein kinase kinase kinase YODA-like, producing MVKLLQGKLDKELLKKMLEIEQSQEHLMQEMSRLKVSSTAEIKQPSHPALRNSCASSLRKEILCKDSMIWRPSAGKKFTEKQYLNILQSMGQSVHAFDLNMRIIFWNAMAEKLYGYSAAEAVGQNPINVMVDDRDAVFAMNVAQLCSNGESWTGKFPVKRKSGEKFSAVTTCSPFYADDGSLIGIVSITSDIAPYLNPRISFAKLKPQEVEPSSSPVGFASKLGLESKRAVVSKLGLDSAQPIQVAIASKISDLASKVRNKVRSKTPAGDSSVTLPEGGSGDSLHSNHGCVNATLSDHKDDAALTSTSSPKGDFIQSPFGVFTCKDEKITLKPFRNSSDESYGKPAIHKVLTSKAEEWMVKKGLSWSWKGYKHGGSKGEPTHSVWPWVQNEQEKEKSHQSNKPTNDEASSMWSCSIIANNTSSASSCGSTRSSVMNKVDTDSEGLDYEVLWDDLTMGEKIGQGSCGTVYHGLWFGSDVAIKVFSKQEYSEEVIQSFRQEVSLMKRLRHPNVLLFMGAVTSPQRLCIVSEFLPRRSIFHLLQRSSLKLDWRRRIRLALDIARGMNYLHRCSPPIIHRDLKSSNLLVDRDWTVKVANFGLSRIKHETYLTTKSGKGTPQWMAPEVLRNESSDEKSDIYSFGVVLWELATEKIPWENLNSMQVIKAVGFMNQRLDIPKDIDPRWVSLMESCWHINTKLRPTFQELMEQLRDLQRKYTMEFQATPAALPAGNSLLKDN from the exons ATGGTTAAGCTTCTCCAAGGTAAACTTGACAAGGAGCTGTTGAAGAAGATGCTAGAGATAGAGCAAAGTCAGGAGCATCTAATGCAGGAGATGTCTAGGCTTAAGGTTTCTTCTACGGCGGAGATTAAGCAGCCATCACATCCAGCCTTGAGGAATAGCTGTGCCTCCTCGTTGCGCAAGGAGATCCTTTGCAAGGATTCGATGATATGGAGACCATCTGCCGGGAAGAAGTTCACGGAAAAACAGTATCTGAACATTTTGCAGTCCATGGGACAATCTGTTCATGCCTTCGATCTTAATATGCGAATTATCTTTTG GAATGCCATGGCAGAAAAGCTTTATGGGTACTCTGCTGCAGAAGCAGTTGGGCAGAACCCAATTAACGTTATGGTAGATGATCGGGATGCTGTCTTTGCTATGAATGTTGCTCAGCTTTGTTCTAATGGAGAGAGCTGGACTGGCAAGTTTCCTGTCAAGAGAAAATCAGGGGAGAAATTTTCAGCAGTCACTACCTGTTCCCCCTTCTATGCTGACGACGGTTCTCTTATTGGGATCGTTTCTATCACAAGTGACATTGCACCCTATCTGAACCCGAGAATCTCTTTCGCTAAATTAAAGCCGCAAGAAGTTGAACCGAGCTCTAGCCCTGTTGGTTTTGCATCTAAACTTGGTTTGGAATCCAAAAGAGCTGTTGTGTCAAAACTTGGCCTTGATTCTGCTCAGCCTATACAAGTTGCTATAGCATCAAAGATATCAGATTTG GCATCCAAGGTGAGGAACAAGGTCAGGTCGAAAACGCCAGCAGGTGATAGTAGTGTTACACTGCCTGAGGGTGGCAGTGGGGACAGTCTTCATTCGAATCACGGTTGTGTCAATGCTACTCTCTCTGACCACAAGGACGATGCAGCATTAACGAGTACCAGCTCACCAAAGGGGGATTTTATCCAATCTCCTTTTGGTGTATTCACATGTAAGGATGAGAAGATTACTTTGAAACCCTTCAGAAATTCCAGTGATGAGAGTTATGGAAAGCCTGCAATCCACAAGGTTCTCACCTCAAAAGCGGAAGAATGGATGGTAAAGAAAGGTTTGTCATGGTCATGGAAAGGGTATAAGCACGGAGGCTCAAAAGGAGAGCCTACTCATTCTGTATGGCCTTGGGTACAGAatgaacaagagaaagagaagtctCACCAAAGTAATAAGCCTACCAATGATGAGGCTTCTAGTATGTGGTCTTGTTCTATAATTGCAAACAATACAAGCAGCGCTAGTAGCTGCGGAAGTACCAGAAGCAGTGTTATGAACAAGGTTGATACTGATAGCGAAGGCTTGGACTATGAAGTTTTATGGGATGATTTGACAATGGGAGAAAAAATTGGACAAG GCTCATGTGGAACTGTCTATCACGGTCTCTGGTTTGGATCT GATGTAGCTATAAAAGTTTTCTCCAAACAAGAATATTCAGAAGAGGTCATACAATCTTTTAGACAAGAG GTATCGTTGATGAAAAGGCTTAGACATCCTAACGTTCTGCTTTTTATGGGAGCTGTTACTTCACCTCAGCGTCTCTGTATAGTGTCAGAGTTCCTTCCACG TAGAAGTATCTTCCATCTACTGCAGAGAAGTTCGTTAAAACTGGATTGGAGGCGGCGTATCCGTTTGGCCTTGGACATT GCTCGCGGTATGAACTATCTTCACCGCTGTAGTCCACCCATTATCCATCGTGATCTGAAATCTTCAAATCTGCTGGTAGACAGGGACTGGACCGTTAAG GTAGCTAACTTTGGTCTTTCACGTATCAAGCATGAAACATATTTAACCACCAAGTCCGGGAAGGGAACG CCTCAATGGATGGCACCAGAAGTTCTCCGAAATGAATCTTCTGATGAGAA GTCTGATATTTACAGCTTTGGAGTAGTACTATGGGAGCTTGCCACAGAGAAGATCCCATGGGAAAATCTCAACTCCATGCAG GTGATCAAAGCTGTGGGGTTCATGAACCAGAGGCTGGATATTCCAAAGGACATTGATCCTCGTTGGGTCTCATTAATGGAGAGCTGTTGGCACAT TAATACAAAGCTGAGACCCACATTCCAAGAACTGATGGAGCAACTAAGAGACCTACAAAGAAAGTATACAATGGAATTCCAAGCAACTCCTGCTGCGCTACCTGCTGGCAACTCTCTTCTCAAGGACAACTAA
- the LOC104764360 gene encoding ATP-citrate synthase beta chain protein 1 isoform X2, with protein sequence MATGQLFSRNTQALFYNYKQLPIQRMLDFDFLCGRETPSVAGIINPGSEGFQKLFFGQEEIAIPVHAAIEAACAAHPTADVFINFASFRSAAASSMAALKQPTIKVVAIIAEGVPESDTKQLIAYARANNKVIIGPATVGGVQAGAFKIGDTAGTIDNIIQCKLYRPGSVGFVSKSGGMSNEMYNTIARVTDGIYEGIAIGGDVFPGSTLSDHILRFNNIPQIKMVVVLGELGGRDEYSLVEALKQGKVTKPVVAWVSGTCARLFKSEVQFGHAGAKSGGEMESAQAKNQALKDAGATVPTSFEALESAIKETFDKLVEEGKVSPIKEVTPPQIPEDLSSAIKSGKVRAPTHIISTISDDRGEEPCYAGVPMSSIIEQGYGVGDVISLLWFKRSLPRYCTKFIEICIMLCADHGPCVSGAHNTIVTARAGKDLVSSLVSGLLTIGPRFGGAIDDAARYFKDACDRSLTPYEFVEGMKKKGIRVPGIGHRIKSRDNRDKRVELLQKFARSNFPAVKYMEYAVQVETYTLSKANNLVLNVDGAIGSLFLDLLAGSGMFTKQEIDEIVQIGYLNGLFVLARSIGLIGHTFDQKRLKQPLYRHPWEDVLYTK encoded by the exons ATGGCCACGGGACAGCTGTTTTCACGCAACACACAAGCCCTGTTCTACAATTACAAGCAGCTTCCCATTCAGCGGATGCTTGATTTTGATTTCCTCTGCG GGCGAGAAACTCCTTCTGTTGCTGGTATCATTAACCCAGGCTCTGAGGGATTCCAAAAGCTATTTTTTGGTCAGGAGGAAATAGCCATCCCTGTCCACGCAGC CATTGAGGCAGCATGCGCTGCGCATCCCACAGCTGATGTATTCATCAACTTTGCATCGTTTAGAAG TGCTGCTGCTTCATCCATGGCTGCTTTGAAGCAGCCAACTATTAAAGTTGTGGCCATAATAGCAGAAGGTGTTCCGGAGTCTGACACTAAGCAGTTGATTGCTTATGCTCGTGCTAACAATAAG GTTATTATTGGACCAGCTACTGTTGGAGGCGTTCAAGCTGGTGCCTTTAAAATTGGTGACACTGCTGGAACAATTGACAATATCATCCAATGCAAGTTGTACAGGCCTGGATCTGTTGGCTTTGTCTCGAAATCT GGCGGCATGTCTAATGAAATGTACAATACCATTGCCCGTGTGACAGATGGGATTTATGAAG GCATTGCTATTGGTGGGGATGTGTTTCCTGGCTCTACATTATCTGACCATATCTTGCGATTTAATAACATCCCACAG ATTAAGATGGTGGTTGTACTTGGAGAGCTTGGAGGACGAGATGAATATTCTCTAGTTGAGGCCTTGAAACAGGGGAAAGTGACCAAACCAGTGGTTGCTTGGGTCAGCGGGACTTGTGCACGTCTCTTCAAGTCCGAAGTACAATTTGGTCATGCA GGTGCCAAAAGTGGTGGAGAGATGGAATCTGCACAAGCCAAGAATCAAGCACTGAAAGACGCTGGAGCTACTGTACCCACTTCATTTGAAGCCCTAGAATCTGCAATCAAGGAAACTTTTGACAAATTG GTTGAAGAAGGAAAGGTCTCTCCTATTAAGGAAGTCACTCCTCCACAAATCCCAGAAGATCTCAGCTCTGCAATTAAGAGTGGGAAAGTCCGGGCTCCTACTCACATCATCTCCACCATATCTGATGACAGAG GGGAAGAACCATGCTATGCTGGTGTGCCAATGTCATCCATCATTGAACAGGGTTATGGTGTGGGAGATGTCATTTCTCTCCTATGGTTCAAACGTAGCCTTCCCCGTTACTGTACCAAATTTATTGAG ATATGCATAATGTTGTGCGCTGACCATGGTCCATGCGTCTCCGGCGCTCACAACACCATCGTCACAGCAAGAGCAGGAAAAGACCTTGTCTCAAGTCTTGTCTCAG GTCTATTAACAATTGGTCCTAGATTTGGTGGTGCAATTGATGACGCAGCACGATACTTCAAGGACGCTTGTGACAGG AGTCTCACACCATATGAATTTGTGGAAGgcatgaagaagaaaggaatccGGGTCCCTGGGATTGGTCACAG GATAAAGAGCAGAGACAACAGAGACAAAAGAGTGGAGCTGCTTCAGAA GTTTGCACGGTCTAACTTCCCTGCAGTGAAGTACATGGAATACGCAGTCCAAGTAGAGACATACACACTCTCCAAAGCCAACAACCTCGTACTCAACGTTGACGGAGCCATTGGATCTCTCTTCTTGGACCTTCTCGCTGGAAGTGGGATGTTCACTAAGCAAGAGATTGACGAAATCGTCCAGATTGGTTATCTAAACGGCCTCTTCGTCCTTGCTCGATCCATCGGTTTAATCGG GCACACATTTGATCAGAAGAGACTGAAGCAGCCACTGTACCGACACCCGTGGGAAGATGTCTTGTACACCAAGTAA